A window from Kwoniella pini CBS 10737 chromosome 1, complete sequence encodes these proteins:
- a CDS encoding 60S ribosomal protein eL32, translating to MPAHIPIVKKRTKTFKRHQSDRYHGVKESWRKPKGIDNRVRRRFKGQLPMPKIGYGSNKKTKHLLPSGHKELLVHNLSELELLLMHSGKYAASIAHGVSSKKRVELVARAKVLGVKITNPNAKLRTEEA from the exons ATGCCTGCCCATATTCCTATTGTTAAGAAGCGAACAAAGACCTTCAAAAGGCATCAATCTGATCGATACCATGGTGTTAAGGAATCATGGAGAAAGCCTAAGGGTATTGATAACAGA GTCCGACGAAGATTCAAGGGACAACTTCCTATGCCAAAAATCGGTTACGGATCCAACAAAAAGACCAAACACCTTTTACCATCAGGTCACAAAGAACTTTTAGTTCACAACCTTTCCGAACTTGAACTTTTACTCATGCACTCTGGTAAATACGCCGCTTCAATTGCTCACGGTGtatcatcaaaaaagaGAGTAGAACTTGTTGCTAGAGCCAAGGTTCTCGGtgtcaa GATCACCAACCCTAACGCCAAACTCAGAACCGAGGAAGCTTAA